In Rhipicephalus microplus isolate Deutch F79 chromosome 9, USDA_Rmic, whole genome shotgun sequence, one genomic interval encodes:
- the LOC142772277 gene encoding uncharacterized protein LOC142772277 → MVLQDKVDKYDIETKLRHFWDIETIGIKGTEQDAMKEESVMEYFSKNLKCEEKRYSVRLPWKDTVELDENKGNAMTRLKQLTRRLQKDESVLRCYENAIREYLTSGVAEVAEEKGTDDTLLLHAESSRHQGRLSNNKDKNSI, encoded by the coding sequence ATGGTACTTCAGGATAAAGTGGACAAGTACGACATAGAGACCAAGCTAAGGCATTTCTGGGACATAGAAACCATCGGCATAAAGGGCACTGAGCAAGACGCAATGAAAGAAGAGAGTGTGATGGAGTATTTTAGCAAGAACCTAAAGTGTGAAGAGAAAAGATACTCAGTACGACTTCCATGGAAAGATACTGTGGAGCTCGATGAAAACAAGGGTAATGCAATGACCAGATTGAAGCAACTCACTCGAAGGTTACAGAAAGACGAAAGTGTATTGCGATGTTACGAGAATGCCATCAGAGAGTACTTGACTAGTGGAGTGGCAGAAGTGGCCGAAGAAAAGGGCACCGATGACACACTGCTATTACATGCCGAATCAAgccgtcatcaaggacgattgtcAAACAACAAAGATAAGAATAGTATTTGA